The sequence below is a genomic window from Streptomyces sp. NBC_00289.
GTCGCGCCCGTACCTCGTTCGCGTGGCAACGTCGACGTCTGGAAGGAGAAGCGGTCGCGCCGGGAACATCCGGTCCGGCCGACGCGGTTGCATCGTGCGAGGGATCGGCGCCGCACGGGCGGGGAACACGGGGGCCGCAAGGTCGTCCGCCGCACCAGGATCCGGTCCCCGGGATCGCGGTAGCCCGCCGCGCAGCGGACCACGACGTATTTCTGCAGGAGGACTTTTTCATGACTGACCGGCCCTTGACGCTCATGGCAGTACACGCCCACCCCGACGACGAGGCCACCGGAACCGGAGGGGTCCTCGCGCAGTACGCGGCGGAAGGCATCCGCACAGTTCTCGTGACGTGTACCGACGGCGGTTGCGGTGACGGACCGGGGGGTGTCAAGCCGGGCGATCCCGGGCACGATCCGGCGGCGGTCGCCTTGATGCGCCGTCAAGAACTTGAGGCGAGCTGTGACGTCCTGAAGATCAGCGATCTGGAGATGCTGGACTATGCCGACTCCGGGATGATGGGCTGGCCGAGCAACGACGCCCCCGGATCCTTCTGGCGGACCCCGGTGGAGGAAGGCGCGGCCCGACTCGCGGAACTCATGCGGCACTACCGACCTGATGTGGTCGTCACCTATGACGAGAACGGCTTTTACGGCCACCCCGACCACATCCAGGCCCACCGCATCACGATGGCGGCGCTGGAGATGACCGCGCTGACACCGAAGGTGTACTGGACGACGATGCCCCGCTCGATGATGCAGCGGTTCGGGGAGATCATGCGCGAGTTTCATCCGGACATGCCGGAGCCGGATCCTGCCGAGGCTGCCGCGATGGCCGAGATCGGCCTCCCCGACGATGAGATCACCACCTGGGTGGACGCCACCGCGTTCAGCGGTCAGAAGTTCGACGCGCTGGCCGCGCACGCCAGTCAGGGCGAGAACATCTTCTTCCTCAAGATGGGCAAGGAGCGGTTCGGCGAGTTGATGGGCGTGGAGACCTTCGTACGCGTCCAGGACGCCACCGGCGCGGCCGTACCCGAGAACGATCTCTTCGCCGGACTGCGCTGATCCGCCCGTCCGGCCGGCCGGGAAAGCGCGTCGGCCGCCGGGCGTGATCGAGGGTG
It includes:
- a CDS encoding PIG-L family deacetylase, translating into MTDRPLTLMAVHAHPDDEATGTGGVLAQYAAEGIRTVLVTCTDGGCGDGPGGVKPGDPGHDPAAVALMRRQELEASCDVLKISDLEMLDYADSGMMGWPSNDAPGSFWRTPVEEGAARLAELMRHYRPDVVVTYDENGFYGHPDHIQAHRITMAALEMTALTPKVYWTTMPRSMMQRFGEIMREFHPDMPEPDPAEAAAMAEIGLPDDEITTWVDATAFSGQKFDALAAHASQGENIFFLKMGKERFGELMGVETFVRVQDATGAAVPENDLFAGLR